The Panicum hallii strain FIL2 chromosome 9, PHallii_v3.1, whole genome shotgun sequence genome has a window encoding:
- the LOC112873115 gene encoding uncharacterized protein LOC112873115, with amino-acid sequence MGSDITNMLIPSKAPFYGIVPRNSAAPLGTVTLPVTFGMSDNYRTKYIKFEVANFKTSYRAILGRLALAKFMVVPHYVYLLLKLLGNSGMLAFLRDLKKSYDYNQEAIEYASTLHVLNPSTEVLVAAQQLSQSGLDILMKKANQTKIQATGEVALKAIQLQEGDLSKIALISTGLDDK; translated from the coding sequence ATGGGCTCGGACATCACAAACATGCTCATCCCAAGCAAagctcccttctacggcatcgtacCGAGGAACTCGGCTGCACCACTAGGGACTGTAACCCTCCCAGTGACCTTCGGCATGAGCGACAACTACAGGACCAaatacatcaagttcgaggtggcaaaCTTCAAAACTTCATACCGCGCCATCCTAGGAAGACTCGcattggccaaattcatggttgtgccccactacgtctacctacTTCTCAAGTTGCTAGGAAATAGTGGCATGCTCGCCTTCCTccgcgacttgaagaagtcatatgactacAACCAGGAGGCTATCGAGTATGCTTCGACATTGCACGTGCTGAATCCTTCTacagaagtactcgtggccgcgcaacaactctcccagtCAGGCCTGGATATCCTGATGAAGAAGGCGAACCAGACAAAGATACAGGCTACTGGGGAAGTTGCCCTCAAAGCAATCCAGTTGCAAGAAGGCGACCTATCAAAGATAGCCCTCATCAGCACAGGGCTtgatgacaaatag